From Paenibacillus sp. FSL H8-0537:
GATTATGTTCGCTTCGACGGGAACACTGTTCATGCCGGAGCGGCTTATTCCTTCATTAAACTGTCAGTGATGTCCGGCAAGGAAGGACTGACAGGCTTGGAATTTGCCGGGGGCATTCCGGGAACCGTAGGCGGGGCCGTCTATATGAATGCCGGAGCGCATGGATCGGATGTGTCGCGTATTTTCAAGTCAGCCGAGATTGTACTGGGAAATGGTGAATTGGTAACCTACGGACCCGAGGATATGCAATTTTCTTACCGACATTCCGTGCTGCATGATCGCAAAGGGCTTGTGCTTTCTGCGACATTCGAGCTTGCGCCTGGAGACCGTCAGGAAATTGCTGCAACGCTGGCCTCATACAAGGAAAGGCGGCTGCGTACCCAACCGCTGCAGTTGGCATGTGCGGGCAGCGTCTTCCGCAACCCACCAGGCGATTATGCCGCCAGATTGATCGAGGAGGCGGGGCTTAAAGGCCACCGTGTAGGTGCAGCCGAAGTATCCGGGCTGCATGCCAATTTTATCGTCAACACCGGGCAAGCGACAGCTGAAGATGTGCTTACCCTCATGGCTCATATTCAAGGCGTCATTATGGATCGATATGGGATCAGCTTGGTGCCGGAAGTGCTGGTGGTGGGTGAGCGGTAATTCGGAGGTGAGACATTGGACAAATTGGTGATTGAAGGCGGGAAACCACTCTCAGGAACCATGGTTATCCAAGGAGCGAAAAATGCCGCTTTGCCAATATTGGCAGCCAGCTTATTGGCCGAAGGCGAAACGACGCTGGAGCATGTGCCCAAGCTGCTGGATATCGACGTCATGCTCAGCATACTGCGGGAACTCGGATGTCATGCGGAACATGAGGGCGATACGGTACAGCTGAACACGGAAAGCTTGCATCTCTCCCATGTGCCGGAAAAGTTAATGGGGCAGATGCGCTCGTCCATCTTTCTAATGGGGCCGCTTCTTGCGAGGTTTGGTGAAGTGCAGGTGTATCAGCCTGGCGGCTGCGCAATTGGGCAGCGCAAAATTGATTTGCATCTGGAGGGACTTCGGGCGCTCGGGGCCGATATTGAAGAAGCGGGCAATCGTATCATTTGCCGGGCAGACCGTCTCAAAGGAGCCGATATTCATCTAAGCTTCCCTAGTGTCGGAGCGACGGAAAATATGATGATGGCCGCGGTGCTTGCAGAAGGGCGAACGATGATTACGAATGCTGCTCGCGAGCCGGAAATTCAGGATTTGCAGCGGTTTCTGAATGCGATGGGTGCCGAGATGATCGGTGCTGGTACGGATACTATTACGATTAATGGCGTAAAGTCGCTTTCTCCCTGTAAGTACAAGGTCATTCCTGATCGAATTGTAACCGGCACCTTAATGGTTGCGGCTGCTGCGACGCGCGGTCAAATTACTCTTCTGAATACATGCCCCTCCCACTTGTCTTCCTTAATACACGTGCTTCGTCGGTCAGGTATTCAAATCACCACTCACGATGATATAATAAAAGTTAGCTGTGCATCCCGCCCCAAAGCCATTGAACGAATTGTGACTTCTCCATATCCTGCTTTTCCAACCGACCTGCAATCTCAAGTGATGGTGCTGCTGGCGCTTGCAGACGGAACGAGCATTATGAAGGAGACGATTTTCGAAGGCAGGCTGAAGCATGTTGACGAACTATCACGAATGGGTGCGGATATACTGGTTGATATGAATGCGGCTTTTATCCGGGGCGTTCCGCGTCTTTATGGAGCGACGGTGGAAGCAACGGATTTGCGGGCAGGGGCAGCGCTTGTAATCGCGGGCCTCGCTGCGCAAGGGAAGACGGTAGTGGAGCAAATTCATCATATTGATCGGGGTTATGATCGCATTGAGACGATGTTAAGCAGACTGGGAGCAAGGATTTCTCGCAATTCTCCTGTTCCTCAAGCTCCTAATAACTAGTGTATGCGAACAAGCGCCTGAATAGAAACTCCCGGCTCCTGCTATTTGGGAACCGGATGTTTTTGGGGAAAGAAGGGACAAGTTATGAGCGCGCCGATGCCAGTGCTTAAAAAACCGGTTGGCAAACGAAAGGGCAATCGCAAGCTGCTTAGCGTGCTTGTGCTGCTTTTTATCATTTTGCTGTCCGTGCTGTTTTTTAATTCTTCTATTAGCAAAATTTCGGAAATTCATATTGAAGGCACTGCCTATACAACTACTGCAGAAATTGGACAGGCTGCCGCTATATCGGTGGGCGACGCTTTTTTTGGTACAACGTCGGCAACGATCGAGGAAGCGGTTAAAGCGATTCCGACCATTAATAATGTCACCGTGGACAAAGCTTTCCCTGGGAAGGTGACGATTACGGTAGAGGAATATCCGGTCGTTGCCTTTGAGCTGTTCAGCGATGGCAATTTGACAGCACTGCTGGCGAACGGGTCGGAGCTTCCTGCAGCCAATGAGGAGCTATTAGTCAATAAGCCTGTATTGTCGGGGTGGAAGCAGGGAGATGTTTACCGCGTGGAGCTAGCGGAGCAGCTTGGCAAAATTCCGGTGAAGCAGCTGTCTGATTTATCCGAAATTATGCCATATCCATCCAAGGCGTATCCTGACCGCATCAAAATCTATACGCGCACGAAATTTGAGGTAGTAACAGCCATTTCATTGCTGAGCGAGAAAATCGAAACGATGAATGCGGTCATTGAAACACAGGAGCCTGGAAAAATCACCCTGCTGCTAGCGGATACTTATGATTCTTTTATTAAGGCAGATCCAGAAAATGAAGAGGACAGTTGAAATACAGACTACTCATTTTTAGAAAACAGTGATAAGATTTTATAGGTGGACTTTTTAAAAGAATGCAAAACGACATGCTTGGCGCTTAAACACCATATGAGTATTCTTTTAAATATAGGAAAGGATCTGATATTCCCGTCCTTTCTCTATATTTCTCGGAATGAAAACGCGCCGCGCCGCCAAAGGATGGCGACAACCGTTTCACCTTGATGAAATTAAAATTCATATAGAGTTAGAAAAATAGTGCTCTTAAAAAGAGGGATACTATTAACTGCGTTGAATATGTAAAAAGGCGTTTTGTGATTAAACTGATACAAGCTGTATAATTTATAAGTTGAAACGGAGGTGCCGCGGGTTGAGCAGCAACGACATCATCGTCAGTTTAGACATCGGTACGTCCAAAGTTCGTGCTATTATTGGCGAAGTGAATAACGGAGCCATTAATATTATTGGAGTTGGATCTGCCGACTCAGAGGGTATTCGCAAAGGAGCTATTGTAGATATCGACCAGACCGTTCAGTCGATTCGCAATGCGATTGAGCATGCGGAACGAATGGTAGGTATTCAAATATCAGACGTCTATGTAGGTATTCAAGGCAATCATATTGCTTTGCAAACCAATCATGGCGTCGTTGCCGTATCCAATGAGGACCGTGAAATTGGCGAAGAAGATATTGAAAGAGTTGTGCAGGCTGCGAAAGTAGTAGCCTTGCCGCCTGAACGCGAGATTATTAATTTAGTGCCGAAGCAGTATTTGGTAGACGGACTGGAGGGCATATCCGATCCTCGGGGGATGATCGGCGTGCGTCTGGAAGTGGAAGCCACCATTGTAACCGGTACTAAGACAGCGATACATAATTTGATGCGCTGTGTGGAGAAAGCAGGGCTCCGCATTTCTGGCGTCATATTGATGTCATTGGCATCCGGTGTCATATCGCTGACGAAAGACGAGAAAATGATGGGTACTGTACTTGCGGATATCGGAGCAGGCTCCTGTACGATTACGATTTTTGAGCAGGGCGGACTTGCCGCGACTGCTACGCTTCCTATCGGCGGAGAATACGTAACGAACGATATCGCTTACGGTTTGCGTACCCAAAGTGATCAAGCCGAGAAAATCAAGCTGAAATATGGCTGCTCCTACATTGGCGATGCTGCGGAAGATGTGAAGTTCAAAGTTCTCCGTATGGGAAGCAATGTAGAGAAGGAATTTTCTCAAGTCGATTTGGCGAGCATTATCGAGCCTCGGATGCAGGAGATTTTCAGCCTGATCAAGCAAGAGGTTCGTCGTCTTGGTTATCATGACAAGGTCAGCAGCTATGTGCTGACTGGAGGAGCAGTGACAATGCCGGGCACATTGGCGCTTGCTCAAGCAGAGCTTGAATCCACCGTACGCGTGGCACTTCCGGATTATATTGGCGTGCGCGATCCCGCTTACAGCAGCGGTGTAGGAATGATTCAATACGTATCGAAATATATGGGAGCGCGCGGAACGACCAGCACAGTGAAAAAAGCCGCAAGTAGCCGCAAAACGGGTTCCACCGCTTCATCCAAACCCGGTATGTTCGAACGGATAAAAAATATGTTTAATGAATTTATTTGATCGGGGGAAATTGATGATGTTGGAATTCGACATGGAATTGGAGCAGCTCGCTCAAATAAAAGTAATCGGCGTCGGCGGCGGCGGCAGCAATGCGGTTAACAGAATGATTGAAAATGGGGTAAAAGGTGTTGACTTTATTACCGTCAATACGGATGCTCAGGCGCTGCATTTGTCGAAATCCGAGCATAAGCTGCAAATCGGCGATAAGCTGACACGTGGACTTGGCGCGGGCGCTAACCCGGAAGTGGGTAAGAAGGCGGCTGAAGAATCTCGTGATCTCGCACTCAACCAGCTGAAAGGCTCGGACATGGTATTCGTTACCGCAGGTATGGGCGGCGGCACAGGCACAGGCGCTGCGCCTGTTATAGCCGAAATCGCAAGAGAATGCGGAGCGCTGACTGTAGGCGTAGTAACCCGTCCATTCACCTTCGAAGGCCGCAAGCGCGCCGCACAAGCGGAAATGGGCATAGAAGCGCTTAAAGAGAAAGTGGATACACTGATCGTTATCCCAAATGACCGCCTTTTGGAAATTGTTGACAAGAAGACGCCTATGCTGGAAGCGTTCCGTGAAGCGGATAACGTGCTTCGTCAAGCGGTGCAAGGTATTTCCGATTTGATCCAAGTACCGGGTCTGATCAACCTTGACTTCGCAGACGTTAAGACGATTATGACAGAGCGCGGCTCTGCACTGATGGGAATCGGCGAAGCCAGCGGTGAGAACCGTGCAGCAGAAGCGGCGAAGAAAGCGATTATGAGCCCGCTGCTGGAAACGTCCATTGATGGTGCACGTGGCGTTATTATGAACATTACAGGCGGCAGCAACCTGAGCCTGTATGAAGTTAATGAAGCAGCTGAAATTGTTATTTCCGCTTCCGATCCGGAAGTGAATATGATTTTTGGTGCCATTATTGACGATAATTTGAAAGATGAAATCAAAGTTACCGTCATTGCGACTGGCTTTGAACACAAGGCCGCTCCGGCTGCTAGACGCTCGCCGCAGCAGCAGGGAGAATCAGAGACTCGTCAGCCGGCAAGTCCGACCTCCGCGCCTGCTTCGACATCGTCTGTCAAGCCTTTTGGTGCCAGCACTTCGAGCGATCAGCTTGAAATTCCAGCCTTTTTACGAAACCGTCCACGCAGCGACCGCTAGATGGCGGTTTATAGCTTGCAACAAAGTCCGCTTTTCCCGTTATCCTTGGGGAGCGGGCTTTTTGCGTTCTCTAAAATATAGGAAAGATATGGTTTTCCATCCTTTCCTATATTTCTCAGACTGAAACGCGCCTCGCCGCCAGAGGATGGCGCCAGCCGTTTCACCTTGTTCTAAGCAGGAGCTAGTCCAAAACATTTTTGCTGCTGTCAAACGACCGCTTGTCCTGCCGTTTTTTATTCGCGCGCTCGA
This genomic window contains:
- the ftsA gene encoding cell division protein FtsA, with the translated sequence MSSNDIIVSLDIGTSKVRAIIGEVNNGAINIIGVGSADSEGIRKGAIVDIDQTVQSIRNAIEHAERMVGIQISDVYVGIQGNHIALQTNHGVVAVSNEDREIGEEDIERVVQAAKVVALPPEREIINLVPKQYLVDGLEGISDPRGMIGVRLEVEATIVTGTKTAIHNLMRCVEKAGLRISGVILMSLASGVISLTKDEKMMGTVLADIGAGSCTITIFEQGGLAATATLPIGGEYVTNDIAYGLRTQSDQAEKIKLKYGCSYIGDAAEDVKFKVLRMGSNVEKEFSQVDLASIIEPRMQEIFSLIKQEVRRLGYHDKVSSYVLTGGAVTMPGTLALAQAELESTVRVALPDYIGVRDPAYSSGVGMIQYVSKYMGARGTTSTVKKAASSRKTGSTASSKPGMFERIKNMFNEFI
- a CDS encoding FtsQ-type POTRA domain-containing protein → MSAPMPVLKKPVGKRKGNRKLLSVLVLLFIILLSVLFFNSSISKISEIHIEGTAYTTTAEIGQAAAISVGDAFFGTTSATIEEAVKAIPTINNVTVDKAFPGKVTITVEEYPVVAFELFSDGNLTALLANGSELPAANEELLVNKPVLSGWKQGDVYRVELAEQLGKIPVKQLSDLSEIMPYPSKAYPDRIKIYTRTKFEVVTAISLLSEKIETMNAVIETQEPGKITLLLADTYDSFIKADPENEEDS
- the murA gene encoding UDP-N-acetylglucosamine 1-carboxyvinyltransferase — encoded protein: MDKLVIEGGKPLSGTMVIQGAKNAALPILAASLLAEGETTLEHVPKLLDIDVMLSILRELGCHAEHEGDTVQLNTESLHLSHVPEKLMGQMRSSIFLMGPLLARFGEVQVYQPGGCAIGQRKIDLHLEGLRALGADIEEAGNRIICRADRLKGADIHLSFPSVGATENMMMAAVLAEGRTMITNAAREPEIQDLQRFLNAMGAEMIGAGTDTITINGVKSLSPCKYKVIPDRIVTGTLMVAAAATRGQITLLNTCPSHLSSLIHVLRRSGIQITTHDDIIKVSCASRPKAIERIVTSPYPAFPTDLQSQVMVLLALADGTSIMKETIFEGRLKHVDELSRMGADILVDMNAAFIRGVPRLYGATVEATDLRAGAALVIAGLAAQGKTVVEQIHHIDRGYDRIETMLSRLGARISRNSPVPQAPNN
- the murB gene encoding UDP-N-acetylmuramate dehydrogenase; protein product: MEHVAELFENEKIGKVLINERLENHTTWKIGGPADILIIPDGKQQMMSAVRLLHENGIPWTHLGRGSNMLVSDKGIRGVVIKPRGGLDYVRFDGNTVHAGAAYSFIKLSVMSGKEGLTGLEFAGGIPGTVGGAVYMNAGAHGSDVSRIFKSAEIVLGNGELVTYGPEDMQFSYRHSVLHDRKGLVLSATFELAPGDRQEIAATLASYKERRLRTQPLQLACAGSVFRNPPGDYAARLIEEAGLKGHRVGAAEVSGLHANFIVNTGQATAEDVLTLMAHIQGVIMDRYGISLVPEVLVVGER
- the ftsZ gene encoding cell division protein FtsZ, which gives rise to MLEFDMELEQLAQIKVIGVGGGGSNAVNRMIENGVKGVDFITVNTDAQALHLSKSEHKLQIGDKLTRGLGAGANPEVGKKAAEESRDLALNQLKGSDMVFVTAGMGGGTGTGAAPVIAEIARECGALTVGVVTRPFTFEGRKRAAQAEMGIEALKEKVDTLIVIPNDRLLEIVDKKTPMLEAFREADNVLRQAVQGISDLIQVPGLINLDFADVKTIMTERGSALMGIGEASGENRAAEAAKKAIMSPLLETSIDGARGVIMNITGGSNLSLYEVNEAAEIVISASDPEVNMIFGAIIDDNLKDEIKVTVIATGFEHKAAPAARRSPQQQGESETRQPASPTSAPASTSSVKPFGASTSSDQLEIPAFLRNRPRSDR